A portion of the Malania oleifera isolate guangnan ecotype guangnan chromosome 3, ASM2987363v1, whole genome shotgun sequence genome contains these proteins:
- the LOC131152131 gene encoding 3-ketoacyl-CoA synthase 19-like, translating into MEFLLAVYLLPFFYISFLLCKLLLQRRNQCCYLIAYELHKGPDAYKLDTKTSGDVVLRNKSLSLEDFRFSLRTIVRSGIGEETYGPNVVFSGREASPTLADAHDEMDNIIFDTLDSLFSSTSHAVSPSQIDILVVNVSLFATVPSLSSRIINRYKMREDVKSFTLSGMGCSAGLTSIALVRDLFKSYRNAFAVVVSTESMAPYWYCGTDRSMMISNILFRTGGCSLLLTNNSSFKHNAILKLKCLVQTHHGASDEAYECCMQVEDELGNRGFRLTRSLTKVAAQALTENLRIFLPRVLPIRELLRFGIGKGGGVGGATGLNLKTGINHFCLHPGGRAVMDEVGRGLGLNDYDMEPARMAFHRFGNTSSSSLWYVLGYMEAKGRLKKGDRVMMLAMGAGFMCLNCVWEVRKDLDRKNVWEDCIDRYPPKILLSPFEEKYGWINDPNLQITVEEFRNKQLNL; encoded by the coding sequence ATGGAGTTTTTGCTGGCAGTCTATCTCCTTCCGTTCTTCTACATCTCTTTCCTCCTGTGCAAGCTTCTTCTCCAACGCAGAAACCAATGCTGCTATCTCATCGCCTACGAGCTCCACAAGGGTCCTGACGCCTACAAGCTTGACACTAAGACCTCCGGCGACGTCGTCCTCCGCAACAAAAGCCTCTCCCTCGAAGATTTCCGCTTCTCCCTCCGCACCATCGTTCGTTCCGGCATCGGCGAAGAAACCTATGGCCCCAACGTCGTCTTCTCCGGCCGTGAAGCCTCCCCCACCCTCGCCGACGCCCACGACGAGATGGACAACATCATCTTCGACACCCTCGACTCCCTCTTCTCCTCCACCTCCCATGCCGTCTCCCCCTCCCAAATCGACATCCTCGTTGTCAACGTATCCCTCTTCGCCACcgttccctctctctcctctcgcaTTATCAACCGCTACAAAATGAGAGAGGACGTCAAGTCGTTCACCCTCTCCGGCATGGGCTGCAGCGCCGGCCTCACCTCCATCGCTCTCGTCCGCGACCTATTCAAGTCCTACCGCAACGCCTTCGCGGTCGTCGTCAGCACCGAGTCCATGGCGCCCTACTGGTACTGCGGCACAGACAGGTCCATGATGATCTCCAACATTCTCTTCCGCACCGGCGGCTGCTCCTTGCTTCTCACTAACAACTCATCCTTTAAGCACAATGCAATTCTGAAGCTCAAGTGTCTGGTACAGACCCACCACGGCGCCAGCGACGAGGCCTACGAATGCTGCATGCAGGTGGAGGACGAGCTAGGGAACCGAGGGTTTCGCCTCACCCGGAGCCTAACCAAGGTTGCCGCCCAGGCTTTGACCGAAAACCTGAGGATTTTCCTGCCCAGAGTGCTGCCCATAAGAGAGCTACTTCGTTTTGGGATTGGCAAGGGCGGCGGGGTTGGCGGTGCCACGGGGTTGAACCTGAAGACGGGGATAAACCATTTTTGCTTACACCCCGGGGGGAGGGCGGTGATGGACGAGGTGGGGCGGGGCTTGGGGTTGAACGATTACGATATGGAGCCGGCGAGGATGGCGTTCCACCGGTTCGGGAACACATCGTCGAGCAGCCTGTGGTACGTGTTGGGGTACATGGAGGCGAAGGGGAGGTTGAAGAAGGGGGACAGGGTGATGATGTTGGCGATGGGGGCAGGGTTTATGTGTTTGAACTGTGTGTGGGAGGTGAGGAAGGACTTGGACAGGAAGAATGTGTGGGAGGACTGCATAGACAGGTACCCTCCAAAAATTCTATTGAGCCCTTTTGAGGAGAAGTATGGTTGGATCAATGACCCAAATTTGCAGATTACAGTTGAAGAATTTAGGAACAAACAACTGAACCTTTGA